A region from the Bacillota bacterium genome encodes:
- a CDS encoding extracellular solute-binding protein: MNYGIAPIPVKAGNPPVNLGVADYIMAFKQTKHPEAVAKFLTFIYEPDNYYKFCHAEGMLPGTKEVAARLSKADPTLAQFIDMLPTARFFPSIDPQWPNAYMAAIHAAQAAILGQKPLKTALDEAIKSIK, encoded by the coding sequence CTGAACTACGGCATCGCGCCGATACCCGTAAAGGCCGGCAACCCACCTGTCAACCTGGGCGTTGCGGATTACATAATGGCATTCAAGCAGACGAAGCATCCTGAAGCAGTGGCGAAATTCCTGACCTTCATATACGAGCCGGATAACTACTACAAGTTCTGCCACGCCGAAGGCATGTTGCCGGGCACCAAGGAGGTCGCGGCGCGGCTTTCGAAGGCGGATCCCACGCTCGCGCAGTTCATAGACATGCTGCCGACGGCGAGGTTCTTCCCGTCGATCGACCCGCAGTGGCCAAACGCTTATATGGCGGCGATACATGCTGCGCAGGCGGCCATCCTCGGGCAGAAGCCCCTGAAAACTGCGCTTGACGAGGCGATCAAGAGCATTAAATAA